One Miscanthus floridulus cultivar M001 chromosome 11, ASM1932011v1, whole genome shotgun sequence DNA window includes the following coding sequences:
- the LOC136494502 gene encoding uncharacterized protein — protein sequence MPKPNPSASPPPAAPATAATTRRRRHRLLPSSSSASSSAVPTTSASSSSSSASSSASSGLSFSLAPSPFHHRFFLSPLRASAVPFSWEHRPGIPKTPARQQTARGGSGKTAKAAAAAALPLPLPLPPSLLSSKVDGYFIVPDDDAKAPRRRRRRQRPPALAATLTDWLAVLSLYRSCTRSRDCLAGTPPPRPRAPAKFR from the coding sequence ATGCCCAAGCCCAACCCCTCCGCATCCCCGCCACCGGCGGCACCGGCCACCGCCGCCACTACTCGCCGGCGGAGGCATCGGCTCCTCCCGTCGtcgtcctccgcctcctcctccgcggTCCCCACCacgtccgcctcctcctcctcgtcctcggcctCGTCCTCCGCCTCCTCCGGCCTCTCCTTCTCGCTGGCGCCCTCGCCGTTCCACCACCGCTTCTTCCTCTCCCCGCTGCGCGCCTCCGCGGTGCCGTTCTCCTGGGAGCACCGCCCGGGCATCCCCAAGACCCCCGCGCGCCAGCAGACGGCACGCGGCGGAAGCGGCAAGACggccaaggcggcggcggcggcggcgctgccgctGCCCCTGCCGCTCCCGCCCTCCCTCCTCTCCAGCAAGGTCGACGGCTACTTCATcgtccccgacgacgacgccaaggcgccgaggcggcggaggcgcAGGCAGCGGCCGCCGGCGCTGGCCGCCACGCTAACCGACTGGCTCGCCGTGCTCAGCCTGTACCGGTCGTGCACGCGGTCCCGCGACTGCCTCGCtggcacgccgccgccgcgcccccgCGCTCCGGCGAAGTTCCGGTGA
- the LOC136491887 gene encoding uncharacterized protein translates to MEPAEAGGQGPGATALLTKLVSSPDALPNFTVDKGLLKYKNGIWVDNNAALQRQLIQALHSSPVGGHSGVPATVKRIQSFFAWPGMKKHITDFVQSCPTCQQAKPERVKYPGVDLRISSAYHLQSDGQTERVNQCMETFLRCFANAARGKWFDWLHLAEFWYNTTWHSALNRSPFEALYGQSARQLGIDSSSACSVDALDDWLQQKSIIGKIGSVAYKLKLPNSSSIHLVFHVSQLKLAVSVPEHVLQKRVAKVGTDVRLQALIQWSGMPSTMAT, encoded by the exons ATGGAGCCGGCCGAGGCAGGCGGGCAAGGCCCGGGGGCCACGGCCTTGCTTACCAAATTGGTATCCTCTCCTGATGCACTTCCCAACTTCACAGTGGACAAGGGGCTCCTCAAGTACAAGAACGGTATATGGGTTGACAATAACGCTGCGTTACAACGCCAATTGATTCAGGCTCTGCATAGCTCCCCGGTAGGAGGCCATTCTGGCGTTCCAGCCACTGTGAAGCGTATTCAGTCGTTCTTCGCCTGGCCGGGTATGAAGAAGCATATCACTGACTTTGTCCAGAGCTGCCCGACATGCCAGCAAGCTAAACCGGAGCGAGTTAAATACCCag GCGTGGACCTGCGGATCAGTTCAGCATACCACCTGCAATCGGATGGACAAACGGAACGTGTCAATCAGTGTATGGAGACTTTCCTCCGCTGTTTTGCCAATGCAGCTCGGGGCAAATGGTTTGACTGGCTTCACCTCGCGGAGTTCTGGTACAACACGACATGGCATTCGGCGCTCAACCGCTCGCCGTTTGAGGCTCTGTATGGACAGTCAGCCAGACAATTGGGCATTGATTCCTCTTCAGCTTGTTCAGTGGACGCTCTAGATGATTGGCTGCAACAGAAATCG ATCATTGGCAAAATCGGATCAGTGGCCTACAAGCTGAAGTTACCGAATTCTTCATCTATACATCTGGTGttccatgtatcccaattgaagctAGCTGTGTCG GTTCCTGAGCATGTGCTGCAGAAACGCGTCGCCAAGGTCGGCACTGATGTTCGTCTTCAAGCTCTCATCCAGTGGTCGGGCATGCCGTCGACTATGGCAACCTAG